A portion of the Clostridia bacterium genome contains these proteins:
- a CDS encoding nucleotidyltransferase domain-containing protein produces MLSELEKIKEVILQTVAAEAIYFYEDSTFYVVITDKSMRPLKAMQLLNKALYDLKEFPLYLLVSEKSDFEKRKELPTLEQTIVREGVKLYGG; encoded by the coding sequence ATGTTAAGTGAATTGGAGAAAATAAAAGAGGTAATTTTGCAAACTGTGGCTGCTGAAGCTATTTATTTTTATGAAGATTCAACTTTTTATGTGGTAATTACTGATAAGAGTATGCGTCCTTTAAAAGCCATGCAGCTTTTAAATAAAGCCCTTTATGATTTAAAAGAATTTCCACTTTATCTTTTGGTAAGTGAAAAAAGTGATTTTGAGAAGCGTAAGGAATTGCCTACATTAGAGCAAACGATAGTCCGGGAAGGGGTGAAGCTCTATGGAGGCTAA
- a CDS encoding HEPN domain-containing protein encodes MEAKRLIAAEWFNYAQQDFTSAQYLAEMPTSPMENICFLCQQAAEKALKGYLILNDVSKPPLTHDLGWLSKMCVEKDPNFEQIEESSINLTPYGVRARYPFQIDITRKDMFRALKDADKVIGFVLDRVKGKRQGYRIKPQKKTLARSKSDFLSAERTTSGDRKIEKYVPQL; translated from the coding sequence ATGGAGGCTAAAAGGTTAATTGCTGCTGAATGGTTCAATTATGCTCAGCAGGATTTTACTAGTGCTCAATACTTAGCTGAAATGCCTACTTCCCCCATGGAAAATATTTGCTTTCTATGTCAACAAGCTGCGGAAAAGGCTTTAAAGGGATATTTAATTTTAAACGATGTGTCTAAACCGCCCCTGACACATGATTTAGGTTGGTTATCAAAAATGTGTGTGGAAAAGGATCCGAATTTTGAGCAAATTGAGGAATCAAGTATTAATTTAACACCATATGGCGTAAGGGCCCGTTATCCTTTTCAAATTGATATTACCCGTAAAGATATGTTTAGGGCTTTAAAGGATGCTGATAAAGTAATTGGTTTTGTTTTGGATAGGGTTAAAGGGAAAAGGCAAGGTTATCGGATTAAGCCCCAGAAGAAAACACTTGCCCGAAGTAAGTCAGATTTTTTATCTGCTGAAAGAACTACTTCAGGTGATAGAAAAATAGAAAAATATGTCCCGCAATTATAG